Proteins from a genomic interval of Oreochromis aureus strain Israel breed Guangdong linkage group 6, ZZ_aureus, whole genome shotgun sequence:
- the LOC120440641 gene encoding uncharacterized protein LOC120440641: MSQPEASPPLSQMVVRSECHSRSSRSSRRSSTSQAAARARAEAEAARTRAQYAKRQINMEVEKARIEATLNALKKEGEAEAALAAAHVLEAAADEEHDAVDLTEQGVSSKTPPSIRRAQDYVNAHFANCSLVVNEDGKPDTGQPVGNNDAQHLRQSQPPVASSPGGHLTDFVDQEQPPIHRQTDISTLPQPSLPPKTELSDFTAYLARRDLLTAGFKVFDNRPESYLSWKSIFHNAIEGLNLKSSEELDLLTKWLSGESLQHALRIRAVHVNNPHAGLQRLWQRLDKSFGSPEVVEASLFQRLHSFPKISNKDTHLLQELADLLLELEYAQSENYLPGLSFLDTPRGINPIVEKLPYGLQESWVKQGTKYKKDNGAVYPPFSYFVQFINDYAEMKTDPSFMLQSSNIVAPKPDKPLLKPTKYRGPVAVNRTDISQTNVTAQTSVLNPDRQCPIHHKPHSLAKCRGFRSKTLDERKIILKEHAICYKCCSSTGHRAKDCKAIIQCLECNSDAHVSAMHAGPPPWATKDSNLLPQSHGGESDPSSPVTTTACTEVCGPGLNGKSCSKICLVDVYPRTNPEEKRRMYAMLDDQSNSSLARSAFFDMFNVKGTMLPYTMKTCAGLSEAGGRRATNFVIQDVNGEVSMLLPTLTECDHIPDNRDEIPTKEAVSAHPHLHALASQIPPLDPAADILLLLGRDIIQAHKVRSQVNGPNSAPYAQRLDLGWVVVGDVCLSGAHKPTVNSFKTDILNNGRPYLL, from the coding sequence ATGTCTCAGCCTGAAGCTTCACCGCCTCTCTCCCAGATGGTGGTCCGGTCAGAGTGCCACTCACGCTCCTCACGTTCTTCACGTCGTTCATCCACCAGTCAAGCTGCAGCCCGAGccagagcagaagcagaagccGCCCGCACCAGAGCACAGTACGCCAAACGCCAGATCAACATGGAGGTTGAGAAGGCACGCATCGAGGCAACACTAAACGCTCTGAAGAAGGAGGGTGAGGCTGAAGCAGCGCTCGCCGCAGCTCATGTCCTGGAAGCGGCAGCCGATGAGGAGCATGATGCCGTTGACCTCACAGAACAAGGAGTCTCCTCTAAGACACCTCCTTCCATCAGACGCGCTCAAGATTATGTGAACGCTCACTTCGCTAACTGCAGCTTGGTAGTTAATGAAGACGGAAAGCCTGATACAGGACAACCGGTCGGTAATAACGACGCTCAGCATCTACGACAGAGTCAACCACCAGTTGCCTCCTCTCCAGGTGGACATCTCACTGATTTTGTAGATCAGGAGCAACCTCCTATACACAGACAAACTGACATTTCAACCCTGCCTCAACCTTCATTGCCTCCAAAGACTGAACTCTCAGATTTCACAGCCTATCTAGCACGCCGTGATCTGCTGACAGCAGGATTCAAGGTTTTCGACAACCGTCCTGAGTCCTACTTGTCCTGGAAGTCCATCTTCCACAACGCCATAGAGGGCCTCAACCTCAAGTCCAGCGAAGAGCTTGACCTCCTCACCAAGTGGCTCAGCGGGGAGTCACTACAACATGCTCTGAGGATCAGGGCGGTCCATGTGAACAACCCACACGCAGGTCTTCAACGTTTGTGGCAACGTCTAGACAAAAGTTTTGGTTCTCCAGAGGTAGTCGAAGCGTCACTTTTCCAACGCTTACACTCTTTTCCAAAAATATCTAATAAGGACACTCACTTATTGCAGGAGCTTGCAGATCTCCTGTTGGAATTAGAGTATGCACAAAGTGAAAATTATCTACCCGGCCTTAGCTTTCTGGACACCCCAAGGGGGATAAACCCGATAGTGGAAAAGCTCCCCTACGGACTCCAGGAGTCCTGGGTGAAACAGGGgacaaaatacaaaaaggaCAATGGTGCAGTTTACCCACCTTTCTCATATTTTGTTCAGTTCATAAATGACTATGCAGAAATGAAAACAGATCCTAGCTTTATGTTACAAAGTTCAAACATAGTGGCTCCAAAACCTGATAAGCCATTGTTGAAACCAACTAAATACAGAGGTCCAGTTGCAGTGAACAGAACAGATATTAGTCAAACAAATGTCACGGCTCAAACATCAGTTCTCAACCCAGACAGACAATGTCCTATTCACCACAAGCCCCATTCACTTGCCAAATGCAGGGGTTTTAGGTCAAAAACACTAGATGAAAGGAAAATCATCCTCAAAGAACATGCTATTTGTTATAAGTGTTGTTCTTCCACAGGTCACCGAGCTAAGGATTGCAAAGCCATTATCCAGTGCTTGGAATGTAATAGCGATGCTCACGTGTCTGCCATGCATGCTGGTCCACCTCCGTGGGCAACCAAGGACTCTAACCTCCTGCCTCAAAGCCACGGCGGGGAGTCTGATCCTTCAAGCCCTGTAACCACAACTGCTTGCACAGAGGTGTGTGGCCCAGGTCTAAATGGCAAATCCTGCTCTAAGATTTGTTTAGTCGACGTGTATCCCCGCACAAACCCTGAAGAGAAAAGGAGGATGTACGCCATGTTGGATGATCAAAGCAACTCATCCTTAGCCAGGTCTGCTTTCTTCGACATGTTTAATGTGAAAGGCACTATGCTCCCATACACCATGAAAACATGTGCAGGTTTGTCAGAGGCTGGAGGACGCAGAGCAACTAATTTCGTTATTCAGGATGTAAATGGAGAAGTGTCCATGTTGCTGCCCACACTGACAGAATGTGATCACATTCCAGACAATAGAGATGAGATACCCACCAAGGAGGCTGTGTCGGCTCACCCTCATCTACACGCACTCGCTTCACAGATCCCTCCTCTGGACCCAGCCGCGGACATTCTCCTCCTCTTGGGCCGGGACATCATCCAAGCTCACAAGGTTCGCAGTCAGGTAAATGGTCCAAACAGTGCACCTTATGCCCAACGCCTTGATCTGGGATGGGTGGTTGTAGGTGATGTCTGCCTCTCGGGGGCCCACAAGCCCACAGTAAACTCTTTTAAGACAGACATTCTGAATAACGGGCGTCCCTACCTTCTTTAG